A genomic window from Pseudomonadota bacterium includes:
- a CDS encoding DUF1295 domain-containing protein has protein sequence MKTTVSQAAVPVSKCPKSEIDFTTNVCGLVVFVGALALMAFNLQSVIAVTLWLRQLTGMPIDNITVMCLIAIAGGILTVVGIDIFVFRRHRTARVNGRANLRRVAIKFLALLAILGFGSIGYSTFPEYDGFYSRFFDAALLFLPVILALTFIYFWYVDRVMEEPEDGYYHMGRLLLRYMTNDRRFTYDMAHVKELVRVWLIKLFFLPLMFCYLALEVENVIGFNYASLLDLSGTLNESTASIYDFLFSLLYGIDLVFATCGYIMTLKLTNSEIRSAEPTLFGWLVCLVCYKPFVFVVFDQYLQYNNGFYWGHWLQSVPLFYMLWAATIIGFIVIYTLASVSLGFRFSNLTYRGLSTSGVYRLTKHPAYVAKNITWWMISIPFIPAGDIVLAAKLCAMLVGVNLIYYWRARTEENHLSNYPEYVAYANWMNEHGALAWLGRLVPYLRYDEERAKRSGSVAWWRKV, from the coding sequence ATGAAGACAACCGTCTCCCAGGCCGCCGTTCCGGTCTCGAAATGCCCGAAAAGCGAGATCGACTTCACCACGAACGTCTGTGGCCTGGTGGTGTTCGTCGGCGCGTTGGCGCTGATGGCCTTCAATTTGCAGTCTGTCATCGCGGTGACGTTGTGGCTGCGCCAGTTGACCGGCATGCCGATCGACAACATCACGGTGATGTGTCTGATCGCCATCGCCGGCGGCATCCTCACGGTGGTCGGCATCGATATCTTTGTGTTCCGCCGCCACCGGACCGCACGCGTCAATGGCCGCGCAAATCTGCGCCGGGTCGCGATCAAGTTCCTGGCGCTCTTGGCGATCCTGGGCTTCGGCTCGATCGGTTATTCGACGTTTCCCGAGTACGACGGCTTCTACAGCCGCTTCTTTGACGCCGCGCTCCTGTTTCTGCCGGTCATTCTCGCGCTGACCTTCATCTATTTCTGGTACGTCGATCGCGTGATGGAGGAGCCGGAGGACGGTTACTACCACATGGGCCGGCTGTTGCTGCGCTACATGACCAACGACCGGCGCTTCACCTATGATATGGCGCATGTGAAGGAGCTGGTCCGGGTCTGGCTGATCAAGCTCTTCTTCCTGCCGCTGATGTTCTGTTACCTGGCGCTTGAGGTCGAAAACGTCATCGGTTTCAACTATGCCAGTCTGCTCGATTTGTCGGGCACCTTGAACGAGTCCACGGCGTCCATCTACGACTTCCTATTCTCACTGCTTTACGGCATCGATCTGGTGTTCGCGACCTGCGGCTACATCATGACGCTGAAGCTGACCAATTCGGAGATCCGCTCGGCGGAACCGACGCTGTTCGGCTGGCTGGTATGCCTGGTTTGCTACAAGCCCTTCGTCTTCGTCGTGTTCGATCAGTACCTGCAGTACAACAACGGTTTCTACTGGGGCCATTGGCTGCAGTCCGTGCCGCTGTTCTATATGCTTTGGGCGGCGACGATCATCGGCTTCATCGTCATCTACACCTTGGCGTCGGTGTCGCTGGGCTTCCGCTTTTCCAACCTGACCTATCGCGGCCTGTCGACCTCGGGTGTCTACCGACTGACCAAGCACCCGGCCTACGTCGCAAAGAACATCACATGGTGGATGATTTCGATCCCCTTCATCCCGGCCGGCGACATCGTGTTGGCCGCCAAGCTTTGCGCCATGCTGGTCGGGGTCAACCTGATCTATTACTGGCGCGCGCGCACCGAGGAAAACCACCTTTCCAACTATCCTGAGTATGTCGCCTATGCCAATTGGATGAACGAGCACGGCGCGCTCGCCTGGCTCGGCAGGCTGGTGCCATACCTGCGCTATGACGAAGAGCGGGCGAAACGATCGGGTTCGGTCGCGTGGTGGCGCAAGGTCTAG
- a CDS encoding transglutaminase-like cysteine peptidase produces MRLYRSGTRGRFLRKVLGTGIALLALTGNAFASDNSQLVDVSVGEALKIPAWSHLTTLIDRDEATIEACRRDGSCDRSSVAAFVAFLGSVADLPRDQQLEAVNDHFNRLPYMNDDTIFGIEDVWQSPLSFAAGSGDCEDYAIAKYAALRLLGFAEQDMRLVVLLDESRGIHHAVLEVQHDGHAKVLDNLSTKVEVDMDEDYRPIYALNQVDHWIYMPAAEPEPDLVQTAPASGDDATDKIEDFLISLF; encoded by the coding sequence ATGAGACTGTATCGATCTGGGACACGGGGCCGGTTTCTTCGTAAGGTTTTGGGGACGGGAATTGCGCTGCTCGCACTGACGGGTAACGCCTTTGCCAGCGACAACAGCCAGCTTGTCGACGTCAGCGTCGGCGAAGCACTGAAGATTCCAGCCTGGAGCCATCTGACCACGCTGATCGACCGGGACGAGGCCACGATCGAGGCCTGTCGCCGCGACGGTTCGTGCGACCGGTCATCCGTTGCGGCGTTTGTCGCTTTTCTTGGTTCGGTTGCCGACTTGCCGCGCGACCAGCAGCTTGAGGCGGTGAACGACCACTTTAACCGTCTGCCCTATATGAACGACGATACGATCTTCGGTATCGAGGATGTCTGGCAGTCACCGCTGTCCTTTGCCGCCGGTTCCGGCGATTGCGAGGACTATGCGATCGCCAAGTACGCGGCGCTGCGCTTGTTGGGTTTCGCCGAGCAGGACATGCGCCTTGTCGTGCTGCTGGATGAAAGCCGGGGTATCCACCACGCGGTGTTGGAAGTGCAGCATGATGGTCACGCCAAGGTGCTCGACAATTTGAGCACCAAGGTCGAGGTCGATATGGATGAAGACTACCGTCCGATTTATGCGCTCAATCAGGTCGACCACTGGATCTACATGCCGGCCGCCGAGCCTGAACCCGATCTCGTCCAGACCGCGCCCGCTTCGGGCGACGACGCGACCGACAAGATCGAGGATTTCCTGATCAGCTTGTTCTAG
- a CDS encoding succinylglutamate desuccinylase/aspartoacylase family protein, with amino-acid sequence MSHVVERLPLPVSSLGSDQDLIVHRFGDTGARPKVYIQAAIHAGEIPALLVAHHILALLEDADAKGAIKGEVIVVPVANPIGLAQRLQRRHLGRYDMDSGVNFNRNYPDLAAQIDAAVASQLTDDPVRNVDLIRRAALDAIADWPAMQPSPMLKKTLFALAVDADIVLDLHCAYDALLHLFIDAASWPDAADLHADLGSEVTLLEEATAGNVAFDFSVANPWRHVAAQHPDRPVPLACLSATVELRGFHDVDDDTAAADAANLVRFLKRRSVLAGDAGPLPEPRCDPTPLSGVGFAMAPATGVISFKTELGAHVGKGDVLAEIVDPMAEVTTEARHVVASPTEGLVYELVDSYYVTKDECVCHVAGAEPLAEQRENLLLD; translated from the coding sequence ATGAGTCATGTTGTTGAACGCCTGCCGCTGCCGGTTTCCTCGCTGGGATCGGATCAGGATCTAATCGTGCATCGTTTCGGTGATACTGGCGCGCGACCCAAGGTCTATATCCAGGCGGCGATCCACGCGGGCGAGATTCCAGCTCTGCTGGTTGCCCACCATATCCTGGCGTTGCTGGAAGACGCCGACGCCAAGGGGGCGATAAAGGGTGAGGTGATCGTGGTTCCGGTCGCCAACCCGATTGGCTTGGCCCAACGGCTTCAGCGCCGTCATCTCGGCCGCTACGACATGGATTCCGGTGTCAACTTCAACCGGAACTATCCCGATCTTGCAGCGCAGATTGATGCGGCCGTCGCAAGCCAGCTGACGGACGACCCCGTACGCAATGTCGACCTGATCCGCCGCGCGGCGCTTGACGCGATCGCGGATTGGCCGGCGATGCAACCTTCGCCGATGTTGAAGAAAACACTCTTCGCCCTGGCGGTTGACGCCGACATCGTGCTCGATCTGCACTGCGCTTATGACGCGCTGCTGCATTTATTTATTGATGCCGCGTCGTGGCCGGATGCCGCCGACTTGCACGCGGACCTGGGCAGCGAGGTCACCTTGTTAGAGGAAGCAACCGCCGGCAACGTCGCCTTCGACTTTTCGGTCGCCAATCCGTGGCGCCATGTTGCCGCGCAACACCCGGACCGGCCGGTTCCGCTCGCCTGCCTGTCCGCCACGGTCGAGTTGCGCGGTTTTCACGATGTCGACGACGACACCGCGGCCGCGGACGCGGCCAACCTGGTGCGCTTCCTTAAGCGACGATCGGTGCTGGCCGGCGATGCCGGACCGCTGCCCGAACCGCGCTGCGATCCCACACCGTTGTCCGGCGTCGGTTTCGCCATGGCGCCCGCGACGGGGGTGATCAGCTTCAAGACCGAGCTGGGCGCTCACGTTGGCAAGGGCGATGTGCTCGCGGAGATCGTCGACCCGATGGCCGAGGTGACAACGGAGGCACGCCACGTGGTGGCCAGTCCGACCGAGGGATTGGTCTATGAACTCGTCGACAGCTACTACGTCACCAAGGACGAGTGCGTCTGCCACGTCGCGGGCGCCGAACCGCTTGCCGAACAGCGCGAGAACCTGCTGCTGGACTGA
- a CDS encoding MATE family efflux transporter: protein MNVFSHLFGRRSHSFSPWRREIGATVPLAVPFALTELAYMSIMTTDVIMMGWLGSDMLAAGSLALRLNFFFVMIPFGVLGAVAPIISQHLGARRFRMVRRAARQGLWLAVITSLPCLAVSWNAEAILVLLGQDPVLAKAGQSYLRYMIIGLIPAMWMYVLAEFMAAHARPRPVLVVTVIAIGLNALANYALMFGAFGFPAFGLDGAGISTAVVDIFMFAALLFFVLQDRRLRRYRILGRLWRADVEQMIEMVRIGTPIALTNLSEDGMYLVMTLLMGLLGTAALAAHTVAGQSCAIFFMVSGGLTLAATVRVGRATGAGDHVDARRAGWTAIGLAACFAVIPAMLFWFYGDLVIGIFLDPALPENAEAVTLAISLLAIAAVFQLADGMQVTAMGALRGLKDTRGPMLVTVIVYWGLAVPVSLLLVFVFDRGSEAIWICLAAAFCLVAALLVRRFDKQTRTNPMT, encoded by the coding sequence ATGAACGTCTTTTCGCACTTGTTCGGGCGTAGATCACATTCGTTTTCGCCATGGCGACGCGAGATTGGCGCGACGGTCCCGCTCGCGGTCCCGTTTGCCCTGACCGAACTGGCCTACATGTCGATCATGACGACAGACGTCATCATGATGGGCTGGTTGGGATCCGATATGCTGGCCGCCGGGTCGCTCGCGCTGCGCCTCAACTTCTTCTTCGTCATGATCCCGTTCGGTGTGCTTGGCGCCGTCGCGCCGATCATCTCGCAGCATCTGGGCGCAAGACGCTTTCGCATGGTCCGGCGCGCCGCACGGCAAGGTCTCTGGCTCGCCGTCATCACATCGCTGCCCTGCCTCGCCGTCAGTTGGAACGCCGAGGCGATCCTGGTGCTGTTGGGCCAGGACCCGGTACTGGCAAAGGCCGGCCAATCTTACCTGCGCTACATGATTATCGGCCTGATCCCGGCCATGTGGATGTATGTCCTTGCCGAGTTTATGGCCGCGCATGCCCGCCCCCGCCCGGTCCTCGTCGTCACCGTGATCGCCATCGGTCTGAACGCGCTCGCCAACTACGCGCTGATGTTCGGCGCATTCGGCTTTCCGGCATTCGGGCTTGATGGCGCCGGCATCTCGACGGCGGTGGTCGATATCTTCATGTTCGCCGCCTTGCTCTTCTTTGTCCTGCAGGATCGGCGTCTGCGCCGCTACCGCATTCTGGGCCGTTTATGGCGCGCCGATGTCGAGCAGATGATCGAGATGGTGCGTATCGGCACACCGATCGCGCTGACCAACCTGTCGGAAGACGGCATGTACCTCGTCATGACGTTGCTGATGGGTTTGTTGGGCACGGCAGCCCTGGCGGCGCACACGGTGGCCGGCCAGTCGTGCGCCATCTTCTTCATGGTATCTGGCGGCTTGACCCTGGCGGCGACGGTCAGGGTCGGCCGCGCCACGGGCGCCGGCGATCATGTCGACGCCCGGCGCGCCGGCTGGACCGCCATCGGCCTGGCGGCTTGCTTCGCCGTCATTCCCGCCATGCTGTTCTGGTTCTATGGCGACCTGGTGATCGGCATCTTCCTCGATCCCGCGCTGCCGGAGAACGCGGAGGCCGTTACCCTGGCGATTTCGCTGCTGGCCATTGCCGCGGTGTTCCAACTGGCCGACGGCATGCAGGTTACCGCGATGGGCGCGCTGCGCGGCCTGAAAGACACGCGCGGCCCGATGTTGGTAACGGTTATCGTCTATTGGGGCTTGGCGGTGCCGGTCAGCCTGCTGCTGGTCTTTGTCTTTGATCGGGGAAGCGAAGCAATCTGGATCTGCTTGGCGGCCGCTTTCTGCCTTGTTGCCGCCTTGCTGGTCCGCCGCTTTGACAAACAGACACGAACCAACCCGATGACGTGA
- a CDS encoding transporter substrate-binding domain-containing protein → MIPVVRAVGLPLVLLLTLAAQARADEPITWATDGLYTPFSTTDHTGAPAGLDHAIAVAVCDALKRPCRFQVVPWPELYPGLKAGHFDILYSGMSRWTVSAEGAVPSVAYFSTAGRFVTERGRLDTVDIMAPDIVIGVLAGTPHARYLEDTIGNANRLRRYADQEEMYFGLLAGAADVVFGDGLALYHDVVRPSRGLPVTFVPPAIKNDAYFDGGLVFALRPGDTLSEDIARAVQTLHEDGRLDVIIEQHLPGYTLP, encoded by the coding sequence GTGATTCCCGTTGTCAGGGCAGTCGGCCTGCCGCTTGTCCTTTTGCTGACCTTGGCGGCCCAGGCACGTGCCGACGAACCGATCACCTGGGCGACCGACGGACTCTACACTCCCTTCAGCACGACCGACCACACCGGCGCGCCGGCCGGCCTGGACCACGCCATTGCCGTCGCCGTTTGCGATGCATTGAAACGTCCGTGCAGGTTTCAGGTCGTCCCCTGGCCTGAACTTTATCCCGGCTTGAAGGCGGGCCATTTCGACATCCTCTATTCCGGTATGTCGCGCTGGACCGTCAGCGCGGAAGGCGCGGTGCCCAGCGTCGCCTATTTCTCAACGGCCGGGCGCTTTGTCACCGAACGCGGCCGTCTGGATACCGTCGACATCATGGCGCCTGACATCGTCATCGGCGTCCTGGCCGGCACGCCGCACGCGCGCTACCTGGAAGACACGATCGGCAACGCGAACCGCCTTCGTCGTTACGCGGACCAGGAGGAAATGTACTTTGGCCTTTTGGCCGGCGCTGCCGACGTCGTGTTCGGCGACGGGCTCGCCCTCTACCATGATGTCGTCCGGCCGAGCCGCGGGCTTCCGGTCACCTTCGTGCCGCCGGCCATCAAGAACGACGCGTACTTTGATGGTGGCTTGGTCTTCGCCTTGCGCCCCGGCGACACGCTTAGCGAAGACATCGCGCGCGCGGTACAGACGCTGCATGAGGACGGCCGGCTCGACGTGATTATCGAACAGCATCTGCCGGGTTACACGCTACCTTGA
- a CDS encoding sulfatase-like hydrolase/transferase, with protein MAGRNVLILISDEHLREGAGCYGGQVHTPNLDKLAAKGTRFTQAVTPSPICVPARASIATGRYVHDIGFWSNAQPYDGSVKGWGHRLIDEGHRVVSIGKLHYRSADDDNGFDEEIMPLHVKNGIGWVRGLLGRDGSAWNNAAHFAEEIGPGLCDYNRYDMRVGEETCRWLRDEAPKIGDKPWVLYASFVTPHYPLIVPQEFYDLYPLDRIDPPRLNAPDERPKHPVLEAMHRFMNYDDFFDDHTRLVAKASYLGLCSFLDDQIGKVLAALEASGQADNTVILYSSDHGELAGNHGLWTKCVMYEEAAAIPMLATGPGIPEGQVCDDPVSLVDVHQTVLDATGLGLSDDDHNLPGRSLIGIANGERHGRTLLSEYHDGGSITGMFMIRMGRWKYIAYPGYAPQLYDLESDPFEANDLGTSPEHQAIRAQCEAALRTVVDPDDANRRAFADQAERIAALGGREGILATEDFDQSPVPL; from the coding sequence ATGGCCGGCCGTAATGTCTTGATCTTGATATCCGACGAACATCTGCGCGAAGGCGCCGGATGTTACGGCGGCCAGGTCCACACACCCAATCTGGATAAGCTGGCGGCCAAGGGGACGCGCTTCACCCAGGCGGTGACGCCTTCGCCGATCTGCGTGCCCGCCCGTGCGTCAATCGCTACCGGCCGCTACGTCCACGACATCGGCTTCTGGTCGAACGCGCAGCCCTATGATGGCAGCGTCAAGGGCTGGGGCCACCGCCTGATCGACGAGGGCCACCGGGTGGTCTCGATCGGCAAGCTGCATTACCGCAGTGCCGACGACGATAACGGCTTCGACGAAGAAATCATGCCGCTGCATGTGAAGAACGGCATCGGCTGGGTGCGCGGCCTGTTGGGCCGCGACGGCTCGGCGTGGAACAACGCCGCCCACTTCGCCGAGGAAATCGGCCCGGGCCTTTGCGACTATAACCGCTACGACATGCGCGTCGGCGAGGAGACCTGCCGTTGGCTTCGCGACGAAGCGCCGAAGATCGGTGACAAACCCTGGGTACTCTATGCCTCGTTCGTCACCCCGCACTATCCCTTGATCGTGCCGCAGGAGTTCTACGATCTCTATCCGCTCGACCGCATCGATCCGCCGCGCCTTAACGCGCCGGATGAACGGCCGAAGCATCCGGTCCTTGAGGCGATGCATCGTTTCATGAACTACGACGACTTCTTCGACGACCACACGCGCCTGGTCGCCAAGGCGAGCTACCTGGGCCTGTGCTCCTTTCTCGACGATCAGATCGGCAAAGTGTTGGCCGCGCTCGAAGCGTCGGGCCAGGCGGACAACACAGTCATCTTGTATTCCAGCGACCACGGTGAACTGGCCGGCAATCACGGACTGTGGACGAAGTGCGTGATGTATGAGGAGGCTGCGGCGATCCCCATGCTGGCCACTGGCCCCGGCATTCCTGAAGGTCAGGTCTGTGACGATCCGGTTTCGCTGGTCGACGTTCATCAGACGGTGTTGGACGCCACCGGCCTCGGCCTGTCCGACGACGACCACAATCTGCCCGGCCGCTCACTGATCGGCATCGCCAACGGCGAGCGGCACGGACGCACCCTGCTCAGCGAGTATCATGACGGCGGTTCCATCACCGGCATGTTCATGATCCGCATGGGCCGCTGGAAGTACATCGCCTATCCCGGCTATGCGCCGCAGCTCTACGATCTGGAATCCGATCCGTTCGAGGCCAACGACCTTGGCACAAGCCCCGAGCATCAGGCGATACGCGCCCAGTGCGAGGCGGCGCTCAGGACCGTCGTCGACCCCGACGACGCCAACCGCCGGGCGTTCGCCGATCAGGCAGAGCGCATCGCAGCACTGGGCGGACGAGAAGGCATTCTGGCGACCGAGGACTTCGATCAATCGCCGGTGCCTCTGTGA
- a CDS encoding ATP-binding cassette domain-containing protein — MAEAALVVNDLHKSFGALEVLKGVSMTAHEGDVIAMIGSSGSGKSTFLRCINLLEVPNAGEVFVAGELIRMTTNRHGAPMPEDSRQVDRIRSKLGMVFQQFNLWSHMTVLQNVMEAPVHVLKRPKKEAEEQAKAILAKVGLADKFDDYPAHLSGGQQQRAAIARALAVDPDVLLFDEPTSALDPELVGEVLRVMRQLAEEGRTMVVVTHEMGFAREVSSEVIFLHEGRVEEHGPPKDIFEGQKSERFRQFLASNL, encoded by the coding sequence ATGGCCGAGGCGGCGCTCGTCGTCAACGACCTTCATAAGAGTTTTGGTGCATTGGAAGTCCTCAAGGGTGTGTCGATGACGGCGCACGAAGGGGATGTCATTGCGATGATCGGCTCAAGCGGCTCGGGCAAGAGCACGTTTTTGCGCTGCATCAATCTGCTTGAGGTGCCCAATGCCGGCGAGGTCTTTGTCGCCGGTGAGCTCATTCGCATGACGACAAACCGGCACGGCGCGCCGATGCCGGAGGATTCGCGCCAGGTCGACCGCATCCGCTCGAAGCTCGGCATGGTGTTTCAGCAGTTCAATCTGTGGTCTCACATGACGGTGTTGCAAAACGTTATGGAAGCGCCGGTGCATGTCTTGAAACGGCCCAAGAAGGAGGCCGAGGAACAGGCCAAGGCAATCCTGGCCAAGGTCGGCTTGGCCGACAAGTTCGATGATTATCCAGCCCACCTTTCCGGCGGCCAGCAGCAGCGTGCGGCGATCGCCCGCGCACTCGCCGTCGATCCCGATGTTCTTCTGTTCGACGAACCGACGTCCGCTCTCGACCCCGAGCTGGTCGGCGAGGTGCTGCGCGTCATGCGGCAACTGGCGGAAGAGGGACGCACTATGGTCGTGGTGACCCATGAAATGGGTTTCGCGCGCGAGGTCTCGTCGGAGGTTATCTTCTTGCACGAAGGCCGCGTCGAAGAGCACGGCCCGCCGAAGGACATCTTCGAGGGTCAAAAATCAGAACGGTTCCGGCAGTTCTTGGCGAGCAATCTCTAA
- a CDS encoding transporter substrate-binding domain-containing protein — MKSLFKAAAFAAAFGFAASAAQAQDVVRIGTEGAYPPFNYIDENGDLVGFDIDIANALCDAAGYECVFVVQDWDGIIPGLLAEKYDAIIASMSITAERAEVVDFTNKYYSTPAKFIKEKGVDLTIPEDVAAANDILSGMKVGVQRATIHENFIRDNFPDVEVVVYATQDEANLDLANGRVDLVMADSVALKEGFLVTDEGAGFEFVGPDYDDPRWHGDGAGIAIRQGEQDLVDGFNAAIVQIRSDGTYQAIQDEYFDFNVYGAE, encoded by the coding sequence ATGAAATCTCTCTTCAAGGCGGCCGCATTCGCCGCCGCATTCGGGTTCGCGGCCAGTGCCGCGCAGGCGCAGGATGTCGTGCGCATCGGTACGGAAGGCGCTTACCCTCCATTCAACTATATCGATGAAAACGGCGACCTCGTCGGATTCGATATCGATATCGCCAACGCGCTGTGCGACGCCGCAGGCTATGAGTGCGTTTTTGTCGTGCAGGATTGGGACGGTATCATCCCGGGTCTTCTTGCCGAGAAGTACGACGCCATCATCGCGTCCATGTCGATCACGGCCGAGCGTGCCGAGGTCGTCGACTTCACGAACAAGTACTATTCGACGCCCGCCAAATTCATCAAGGAAAAGGGCGTGGATCTGACGATTCCCGAAGACGTCGCCGCGGCGAACGATATCCTGTCGGGCATGAAGGTCGGCGTGCAGCGCGCGACCATCCACGAGAACTTCATCCGCGACAATTTCCCGGACGTCGAAGTTGTGGTCTATGCCACTCAGGATGAAGCCAATCTTGACCTGGCCAACGGCCGCGTCGATCTGGTGATGGCTGACTCGGTTGCGCTGAAGGAAGGTTTCCTGGTGACGGACGAGGGCGCGGGTTTTGAGTTTGTCGGCCCCGACTATGACGATCCGCGCTGGCATGGCGATGGCGCCGGTATCGCCATCCGCCAGGGCGAGCAGGATCTGGTCGACGGCTTCAACGCCGCGATCGTACAGATCCGTTCCGACGGTACCTATCAGGCGATCCAGGACGAGTACTTCGACTTCAACGTCTATGGTGCGGAGTAA